The Oleiphilus messinensis DNA segment GTAATCAGAACTCCGCCCACACGCAAACCAACGGTAAGCGCGGCGCCGATTGACCCAATCAGACTCAATACCGGGGTGCCCAGCAACAGTGTCAGCATCAGCGTGTATATCTGTTCCCCATTCAGGTGCAGCATTATCCCCAACACCGGGGTAAACAACAACAGGGGAACCCCGGTTACAATCCAGTGTGCAAAGACTTTCACCAGTACAATCAAGAATAACGGGTGCGGACTCAGGGCCAGTTGCTCCAGGGACCCATCTTCAAAATCGGCGCGGAAAAGGCTATCGAGAGACAGGAGCGTTGCCAGCAAGGCCGCGACCCAGACAATACCGGCTCCGGATTGCTGTAGAAAAGACTTTTCA contains these protein-coding regions:
- the ccmB gene encoding heme exporter protein CcmB, which encodes MHLKQGPQNAIRSVLLSVLKRDLILAFRRRQDLINPIVFFLMVVTLFPLGVSPEKSFLQQSGAGIVWVAALLATLLSLDSLFRADFEDGSLEQLALSPHPLFLIVLVKVFAHWIVTGVPLLLFTPVLGIMLHLNGEQIYTLMLTLLLGTPVLSLIGSIGAALTVGLRVGGVLITLLILPLYIPVLIFGTGTVEAVSSGVAVTGHLSILAAMLAFAVVMSPVAASAALRISLSS